From a region of the Coprococcus comes ATCC 27758 genome:
- a CDS encoding relaxasome subunit MobC, producing MAKSTKTYEERIRALEKKEQESIEATKKLIAQRKELEKRKKAEESKKRTHRLCQIGGAVESVLGCPIEEEDLPKLIGFLKRQETNGKFFSKAMQKEPFTDMEEV from the coding sequence ATGGCGAAATCAACAAAGACTTATGAAGAAAGAATACGTGCATTAGAGAAAAAGGAACAGGAAAGCATTGAAGCTACAAAAAAGCTCATTGCACAGCGGAAGGAACTGGAAAAGCGAAAGAAAGCAGAGGAAAGTAAAAAACGAACCCACAGGCTCTGTCAGATTGGTGGCGCAGTGGAATCGGTTCTTGGCTGTCCGATTGAGGAGGAAGATTTACCAAAGTTGATAGGCTTCTTAAAAAGGCAGGAAACAAACGGAAAGTTTTTCTCAAAGGCGATGCAGAAAGAGCCATTTACAGATATGGAGGAAGTGTAA
- a CDS encoding Rep protein: MSKTKECFAYNTKIIETPTTKEVYIYESPIFIHSKEKADLTDTSNRKKFDEMSAHKQYDSLKRKQKHYEQARWDIARIVDCNFDNRTKFVTLTFKENIQEILITNREFKYFIQRLNYYLYHTKTQLLKYLATWEKQKRGAIHYHVIFFDFPYIAKEKLQNLWSHGFIKINRIDVDSKENRGRYLSKYFGKDLDLKEHKKKAFFKSQNLKVPHETKVMLTEDILHDLQKENIVFQKEYTRQIYDTNAFLSTGSCLKDSSVIYIKIKKENPCVKGESYG; the protein is encoded by the coding sequence GTGAGCAAAACAAAAGAGTGTTTTGCATACAATACGAAAATCATTGAAACTCCTACTACAAAAGAAGTATATATTTACGAAAGCCCTATTTTTATTCACTCGAAAGAAAAGGCAGATTTAACAGACACAAGTAACCGAAAAAAATTTGATGAAATGTCAGCTCATAAGCAATATGACAGTTTAAAACGCAAGCAGAAGCATTACGAACAGGCTCGTTGGGATATTGCCCGTATTGTTGACTGCAACTTTGATAACAGAACAAAATTTGTAACGCTGACATTTAAAGAAAACATTCAGGAAATCCTGATAACTAACCGAGAATTTAAGTATTTTATCCAGCGATTAAATTATTATTTGTACCATACCAAAACCCAGTTATTAAAATACCTTGCAACGTGGGAGAAACAGAAGCGTGGAGCAATCCATTATCATGTTATTTTCTTTGATTTTCCGTATATAGCAAAAGAAAAATTACAGAATTTATGGTCACATGGATTTATTAAAATCAATCGCATTGATGTAGACAGCAAAGAAAACAGAGGTCGTTATCTTAGCAAGTATTTTGGAAAAGACCTTGATTTGAAAGAACATAAGAAAAAAGCCTTTTTTAAATCTCAAAATCTGAAAGTTCCACACGAAACAAAAGTCATGCTGACCGAAGACATTTTACATGACTTACAAAAAGAAAATATCGTCTTTCAGAAAGAATACACAAGGCAAATTTACGATACCAACGCTTTCTTATCTACTGGTTCATGCTTAAAGGACAGCAGTGTTATCTACATCAAAATTAAAAAAGAAAATCCTTGCGTAAAGGGGGAATCTTATGGATAA
- a CDS encoding FtsX-like permease family protein produces MLVGIKNVSKLIGISIIACCAVLVCTMFLNFYFDVRLIESEITSELSMFFYNAQVSTAKVVCLVSGGCLLLTAIVMLLFYIKHYIDTHKKELGILKALGYSNIKIAKSFWVFGISIFIGTVTGYAGAFLIMPWFYALQNEDKMLPEITINFHPSILFYFVVLPTVCFSALSVYYAWYKFKKPVLLLLKDNMQTASKTPNHRIEKSSELSFVEYLKRNTLKSKKALVFFIIFASFCFSAMTQMSFSMKDLSSEMMGVMMLVIGLVLAFTTLFLAITTVINGNTKTIAMMRVFGYSQKECCRAILGGYRPLSYIGFIIGTVYQYGLLRLMVDIVFKDVEGVPTYKFDFPTMLISLACFITIYEIMMYIYSEKIKKISIKEIMIE; encoded by the coding sequence ATGCTCGTTGGAATAAAAAATGTTTCAAAACTCATCGGTATTTCCATTATAGCCTGTTGTGCTGTTCTTGTTTGTACAATGTTTCTGAACTTTTATTTTGATGTTCGATTAATTGAGAGTGAAATTACATCTGAATTATCAATGTTTTTTTATAATGCTCAGGTTTCTACCGCAAAAGTCGTTTGCCTTGTAAGTGGAGGATGCTTGCTTTTAACTGCGATTGTTATGTTGTTGTTTTATATTAAGCATTATATTGACACGCATAAGAAGGAACTTGGGATATTAAAGGCGTTGGGATATTCAAATATCAAAATTGCAAAAAGCTTTTGGGTATTCGGAATTAGTATATTTATTGGAACTGTAACCGGATATGCAGGAGCATTTCTTATAATGCCGTGGTTTTACGCTCTACAAAATGAAGATAAAATGCTTCCTGAGATAACTATCAATTTTCATCCAAGCATTTTATTTTATTTTGTGGTATTGCCGACTGTGTGTTTTTCGGCACTTTCAGTTTATTATGCCTGGTACAAATTCAAAAAACCTGTGTTGCTGCTTTTGAAAGATAATATGCAAACTGCTTCTAAAACACCAAATCATAGAATCGAAAAAAGCAGTGAATTGTCGTTTGTAGAGTATTTGAAAAGGAATACCTTGAAATCTAAAAAGGCACTTGTATTCTTCATTATTTTTGCTTCGTTTTGCTTTTCAGCTATGACACAAATGTCGTTTAGTATGAAAGATTTATCAAGTGAAATGATGGGTGTGATGATGTTGGTCATCGGACTTGTATTAGCGTTTACAACTCTGTTTCTTGCTATAACCACAGTAATAAACGGAAATACAAAAACTATTGCTATGATGAGAGTATTCGGCTATTCACAGAAAGAATGTTGCAGGGCAATTTTAGGAGGATACAGACCGCTGTCCTATATTGGTTTTATAATCGGAACAGTATATCAGTATGGATTGCTTCGGCTTATGGTGGATATTGTATTTAAGGATGTCGAGGGTGTACCTACGTATAAATTTGACTTTCCTACTATGCTTATTTCTCTTGCTTGTTTTATCACGATTTATGAAATTATGATGTATATATATTCTGAAAAAATTAAGAAGATTTCTATCAAGGAAATTATGATTGAGTAA
- a CDS encoding tyrosine-type recombinase/integrase, with protein MDNPVTFSDITLLNTLATCANMTTDEVFKDFKIMANKKILENHKYEIYYSESEKSWRTYLPDETKPNKRRPVKRKSKENLEKEIIRFYIEKQKAENRQNVTLEELYAEWLLYKRDYTSVKAKTIQEYVSEWNRFFKDTELVKMKIGEIKPITLIRFFREATKDRQFTHKRVSNARSVLNGIMSYAIEEEIISHNPVSDVNFKQFTYKPVEVQSDNVFSRDDTHKLLNYLRCIIEPYSLAIQLSFYLFIRVGETKAIRWEDIDYNNRLVYLHRQATCERTLNDDLTFSSRKVKVVNQMKGNTSHGFRKQFLTDEALKILHKAKELNPNGIYVFEPNGEIMTTDSFNRRLKKYCKEAGVPYHSSHKIRFYNASTAFDGNNLTTLSYLMGHSETATTLHYLRNVNKRKNDRLAFQNLGISS; from the coding sequence ATGGATAATCCCGTTACGTTTTCAGATATAACATTATTGAATACGTTAGCCACCTGTGCTAACATGACCACAGATGAAGTCTTCAAAGATTTTAAAATTATGGCAAATAAAAAAATCTTGGAGAATCACAAATATGAAATTTATTACTCGGAATCAGAAAAAAGCTGGCGTACTTATTTACCCGATGAAACCAAACCTAACAAACGCCGTCCTGTTAAGAGGAAGAGTAAAGAGAACCTTGAAAAAGAAATCATCAGATTTTATATCGAAAAGCAGAAAGCTGAAAACCGTCAGAATGTCACACTAGAAGAATTATATGCTGAATGGCTTTTGTATAAAAGAGATTATACTTCCGTAAAAGCAAAAACAATTCAAGAATATGTATCTGAATGGAATAGATTTTTCAAAGATACAGAACTTGTTAAAATGAAGATAGGCGAAATCAAACCAATCACGCTTATCCGCTTTTTCAGAGAAGCTACAAAAGACCGACAGTTCACGCACAAGCGAGTCAGTAATGCCCGTTCTGTTTTGAATGGAATAATGAGTTATGCGATCGAAGAAGAAATTATATCACATAATCCTGTCTCTGATGTGAATTTCAAACAGTTTACCTATAAGCCAGTAGAAGTACAAAGTGACAATGTATTTTCCCGTGATGATACGCATAAGTTATTAAATTATCTTCGGTGTATCATAGAGCCATATTCTCTTGCAATACAGTTATCTTTCTATCTGTTTATCCGTGTTGGAGAAACAAAAGCTATCCGTTGGGAAGATATTGACTACAATAACAGGCTTGTATATCTTCACAGACAGGCGACCTGTGAACGTACATTGAATGATGATTTAACATTCTCAAGCCGAAAAGTAAAAGTAGTAAATCAAATGAAAGGAAATACTTCTCATGGATTCCGTAAACAGTTCCTTACAGACGAAGCACTTAAAATTCTTCACAAAGCAAAGGAATTAAATCCAAATGGAATATATGTCTTTGAACCCAACGGCGAGATTATGACAACAGACAGCTTTAATCGCCGTTTGAAGAAATATTGCAAAGAAGCCGGTGTTCCTTATCATTCCAGTCATAAAATCCGCTTTTACAATGCTTCAACAGCTTTTGACGGAAATAATCTTACAACCCTTAGTTATTTAATGGGACATAGTGAGACAGCTACAACATTGCATTACTTGCGGAATGTCAATAAGAGGAAGAATGACAGGCTTGCTTTTCAGAATCTTGGTATTTCATCATAA
- a CDS encoding DUF6040 family protein, producing MIEECRDKLRQAEQERDYALSHQKKVEIPVEKPVLYQKCGNCNQTAYLRAKERYDTQREKLAGRYKAKTAMYEALMFLLIWYSVSTTLFQIILSKIFISDCVVFFDTIATFIQSIAGWIILTGKNVAQISNGISNPVITGIIYWLIRLLICGGCLVGAEILLAFTGIKIAGLYKKYCWDMITILVTLISMAIAIYFGDWIKTVLPINLLFFLLFVQLVYVGIRWYVKGWRETRGYY from the coding sequence ATGATAGAGGAATGTCGCGATAAGCTAAGACAGGCAGAACAGGAACGGGACTATGCACTCTCCCATCAGAAAAAAGTAGAGATACCGGTTGAAAAGCCGGTACTCTATCAAAAGTGTGGGAATTGTAACCAGACAGCTTATCTGAGAGCGAAGGAAAGGTATGATACGCAGAGAGAAAAACTGGCAGGCAGATATAAAGCAAAAACAGCCATGTATGAAGCATTGATGTTTTTGCTGATATGGTATTCCGTATCGACTACTCTTTTTCAGATAATACTGTCAAAAATCTTTATTTCTGATTGCGTGGTATTCTTTGATACAATCGCAACTTTTATACAGAGCATTGCAGGGTGGATTATACTGACAGGAAAGAATGTGGCACAGATTAGTAATGGAATATCCAATCCTGTCATTACCGGAATTATATACTGGCTGATAAGATTATTGATTTGCGGTGGCTGTCTGGTGGGTGCAGAAATACTTTTAGCATTCACCGGGATAAAGATTGCCGGGCTATATAAGAAATACTGCTGGGATATGATTACAATACTGGTAACACTTATAAGCATGGCAATAGCAATCTATTTTGGAGATTGGATAAAGACAGTATTGCCGATCAATCTGCTATTTTTCTTATTATTCGTGCAACTGGTATATGTTGGAATCAGGTGGTATGTAAAAGGCTGGCGGGAAACAAGGGGATATTATTAA
- a CDS encoding ABC transporter ATP-binding protein: MIKARNIIKSYQNGESRFQVLKDISLDIEDNDFVVILGASGSGKSTFLNVISGLERPDSGKVFYDGKNITALSDNELTSFRKENVGFIFQQYYLLPNMSVDKNVKMGADLANNKDYKNVIRAVGLGEKLHKYPSELSGGEQQRVSIARALAKRPRVLFLDEPTGALDEQTGRQVLDYICKLQKEYGFTIVMVTHNLNIAEMANTVIKMNSGKISEIYTNEAQKTAYEIGW, from the coding sequence ATGATTAAAGCGAGAAATATAATAAAATCCTACCAAAACGGAGAAAGCCGATTCCAAGTATTAAAGGACATCAGTCTTGATATTGAGGATAATGATTTTGTGGTTATTCTCGGCGCATCTGGTTCTGGCAAGTCAACCTTTTTGAATGTAATTTCAGGTCTTGAACGCCCTGACAGCGGTAAAGTGTTTTATGACGGAAAGAATATTACAGCACTTTCTGATAATGAATTAACTTCATTTCGTAAGGAAAATGTCGGATTTATTTTTCAGCAGTATTATTTGCTACCCAATATGAGCGTTGATAAAAATGTAAAAATGGGTGCTGATTTAGCAAATAATAAAGATTATAAAAACGTCATTAGAGCGGTTGGACTCGGAGAAAAACTACATAAATATCCCAGCGAACTTTCGGGTGGCGAACAGCAAAGAGTATCTATTGCAAGAGCTTTGGCAAAAAGACCGAGAGTATTATTTCTTGACGAACCGACAGGAGCATTAGACGAACAAACAGGACGACAGGTTCTTGATTATATATGTAAACTTCAAAAGGAATATGGTTTTACGATTGTAATGGTAACGCACAATTTGAATATTGCGGAAATGGCAAACACAGTTATAAAAATGAATAGCGGAAAAATATCTGAAATTTACACAAATGAAGCACAAAAGACTGCTTATGAGATAGGGTGGTGA
- a CDS encoding helix-turn-helix domain-containing protein: MNYGHLELRIEELLQEKGISKNMICKELDIPRSNFNRYCRNEFQRLDANLICKLCNYFECEIGELIRYVKE; encoded by the coding sequence ATGAACTATGGACATTTAGAATTAAGGATAGAAGAACTGTTACAAGAAAAAGGTATCAGTAAGAATATGATTTGTAAGGAACTTGACATACCGAGGTCAAATTTCAATAGATATTGCAGAAATGAATTTCAAAGACTGGATGCAAATTTAATCTGTAAACTATGCAACTATTTTGAATGTGAAATTGGTGAGTTAATTCGATATGTAAAAGAATAA
- a CDS encoding DUF6061 family protein: MRTIFAEYNPHRNSIDVYTSAGYMLRIDCWEAEKNLKTTPGSDCALNALAIDEPLEYARLYLDGTMQMWVDAEDSLEI, encoded by the coding sequence ATGAGAACGATATTTGCAGAATACAATCCACACAGAAACAGCATTGATGTATATACCAGTGCTGGCTATATGCTCCGCATTGACTGCTGGGAAGCAGAAAAGAATTTAAAAACAACACCTGGATCAGATTGTGCATTAAATGCACTTGCTATTGATGAACCACTTGAATATGCAAGATTGTATCTTGATGGAACGATGCAAATGTGGGTAGATGCGGAAGATTCCTTAGAAATTTAA
- a CDS encoding tyrosine-type recombinase/integrase → MAKGSVRKKGKKWYYRFYVEDASGNLVQKEYAGTESKSETEKLLRQAMDDYESKKFIAKSENITIGELLDIWAEEELKTGTLSNGTVQNYLGAITNIKKHPISERKLKNVTSEHLQAFFDLLSFGGTYPDGSERKGYSKDYIRSFSAVLQQSFRFAVSPKQYITFNPMQYIKLKYQTDEVDLFSDDDMDGDIQPIPREDYERLIEFLQNYNPPAILPIQIAYYAGLRIGEACGLAWQDVNLEEQCLTIRRSIRYDGSRHKNIIGPTKRKKVRIVDFGDTLAEILRNARKEQLKNRMQYGELYHKNYYREVKDKNRVYYEFYHLDGTENVPEDYKEISFVCLRPDGSLELPSTLGIVCRKIAQKLDGFEGFHFHQLRHTYTSNLLANGAAPKDVQELLGHSDVSTTMNVYAHSTRKAKRESARLLDKVAGND, encoded by the coding sequence ATGGCAAAAGGATCTGTAAGAAAAAAAGGAAAGAAATGGTACTACCGCTTCTATGTAGAAGATGCAAGCGGCAATCTGGTTCAGAAAGAATACGCTGGAACAGAAAGTAAAAGTGAAACGGAAAAACTGCTCCGTCAGGCAATGGACGATTACGAAAGCAAGAAATTCATTGCAAAGTCGGAAAATATTACAATTGGAGAATTACTTGATATATGGGCAGAGGAAGAATTAAAGACCGGTACGCTCAGTAATGGGACAGTCCAGAATTACCTCGGTGCCATTACCAACATCAAGAAGCATCCAATTTCAGAGAGAAAGTTGAAAAATGTAACATCTGAGCATTTACAAGCCTTCTTCGATCTGCTTTCCTTTGGTGGCACTTATCCAGATGGTTCAGAAAGAAAAGGTTATAGCAAAGATTACATTCGTTCTTTCTCGGCAGTATTACAGCAGTCATTCCGATTTGCAGTATCACCAAAGCAATATATCACTTTCAATCCGATGCAGTATATTAAGCTGAAATACCAGACGGATGAGGTTGACCTGTTTTCCGATGATGACATGGATGGCGATATACAGCCAATTCCACGAGAGGATTATGAAAGACTGATTGAATTTCTACAGAATTACAATCCACCGGCAATACTTCCAATCCAGATAGCTTATTATGCAGGACTTCGTATCGGTGAAGCCTGTGGTCTGGCATGGCAGGATGTGAATCTTGAAGAACAGTGCCTTACAATCAGACGCAGTATCCGATATGATGGTTCAAGGCACAAGAATATCATCGGACCAACCAAACGAAAAAAGGTAAGGATTGTTGATTTTGGAGATACACTGGCAGAGATTCTTCGCAATGCCCGAAAGGAACAACTTAAAAACCGAATGCAGTACGGAGAACTTTACCATAAAAACTACTACAGAGAAGTAAAAGACAAAAACAGAGTTTACTATGAGTTCTATCATCTGGACGGAACAGAGAATGTTCCAGAAGATTATAAGGAAATATCCTTTGTCTGCTTAAGACCGGATGGAAGTTTGGAACTGCCAAGCACGTTAGGAATTGTTTGCAGGAAGATTGCTCAGAAACTGGATGGATTTGAAGGATTTCATTTTCACCAGTTGCGACACACCTACACAAGCAACCTTCTGGCAAATGGAGCAGCACCAAAGGATGTGCAGGAACTGTTAGGGCACTCAGATGTCAGTACCACCATGAATGTCTATGCACACTCTACAAGAAAAGCCAAGCGGGAATCTGCAAGGTTACTTGATAAAGTGGCAGGCAATGACTAA
- a CDS encoding helix-turn-helix domain-containing protein, with amino-acid sequence MTERKIALSIEEAADYTGIGRNTLRKLVEWKKLPVLKVGRKVLIKTDILEKFMEANEGRDLRDKGNVKAVTRNVAT; translated from the coding sequence ATGACGGAAAGAAAGATTGCATTATCCATCGAGGAAGCAGCCGACTATACAGGAATTGGCAGAAACACTTTGAGAAAGCTGGTTGAATGGAAGAAGCTTCCGGTATTAAAGGTCGGAAGAAAAGTCCTTATTAAAACTGACATTCTGGAAAAGTTCATGGAAGCCAACGAGGGGCGTGATCTGAGGGATAAAGGAAATGTAAAAGCTGTCACAAGAAATGTGGCAACTTAA
- a CDS encoding TetR/AcrR family transcriptional regulator, which produces MPPKAKFTKAEIIEAALNIVRADGYEALTSRALGTYLGSSARPIFTVFKNMEEVQQDMIKSAKALYKEYVNKGLTTEPPFKGVGTQYILFAVNEPKLFQLLFMTEQKQIPDLSGVLPLIDESYEQILLSIQDDYKICKAAGKKLYHHLWIYTHGIATLCATKMCRFTDEEISTMITEVCMSILKKLKEGENND; this is translated from the coding sequence ATGCCACCAAAAGCCAAATTTACAAAAGCAGAAATTATTGAAGCCGCATTAAATATTGTCAGGGCAGACGGATATGAGGCTTTGACTTCAAGAGCGTTAGGAACATATCTCGGTAGTTCGGCAAGACCCATTTTTACTGTATTTAAAAATATGGAGGAGGTTCAGCAGGATATGATTAAATCTGCTAAAGCTCTGTATAAAGAATATGTCAATAAAGGACTAACAACAGAGCCCCCGTTTAAAGGGGTGGGTACACAATATATTCTCTTCGCTGTTAATGAGCCTAAGCTTTTTCAACTTCTCTTTATGACGGAGCAAAAACAAATTCCTGACTTATCTGGTGTACTTCCGCTGATAGATGAAAGTTATGAGCAAATTCTATTGTCAATTCAAGATGATTACAAAATTTGCAAGGCAGCTGGGAAAAAACTGTATCATCATCTTTGGATATATACACACGGAATTGCAACGCTTTGTGCCACAAAAATGTGCCGATTTACAGACGAAGAAATCAGTACAATGATTACTGAGGTATGTATGAGTATTTTGAAAAAGCTGAAGGAAGGAGAAAATAATGATTAA
- a CDS encoding helix-turn-helix domain-containing protein, with the protein MKDKELRKLIGSRAKQRRLELNLTQPYVAEKMGVTASTILRYENGSIDNTKKMVLEGLSEALHVSIEWLRGETNEYETDITDKKELQIRDAMGDILKQLPLDLSKKEDAFSKDLLLLMLKQYNLFLESFQFACKNYKGNTNEADIAKVMGFESNDEYNEIMFLREITHTVNAFNDMADIVRLYSKKPEMAEQRLENLLSEVLYEDSDSV; encoded by the coding sequence ATGAAAGATAAAGAACTACGCAAGCTGATAGGCAGCAGGGCAAAACAGCGTCGTCTGGAATTAAATCTGACACAGCCTTATGTTGCAGAGAAGATGGGAGTTACAGCTTCCACAATCCTGCGTTATGAGAATGGTTCGATTGACAATACCAAAAAGATGGTGCTGGAAGGTCTTTCGGAAGCACTTCATGTATCTATTGAATGGCTCAGAGGGGAAACCAATGAATACGAAACCGATATTACGGATAAGAAAGAATTACAGATTCGTGATGCAATGGGCGATATTCTCAAACAGTTACCTCTCGACCTTAGTAAAAAGGAAGATGCTTTTTCCAAAGATTTACTGCTGTTGATGTTAAAGCAATATAACCTGTTTCTGGAATCATTCCAGTTTGCCTGCAAGAATTACAAGGGCAACACGAATGAAGCTGATATTGCAAAAGTAATGGGGTTTGAATCGAATGATGAATATAACGAGATTATGTTTCTCAGGGAGATCACCCACACTGTTAATGCCTTTAACGACATGGCAGATATCGTAAGGCTTTATTCCAAGAAACCGGAAATGGCAGAACAAAGGCTTGAAAATCTTTTATCAGAAGTTTTGTATGAGGATTCCGATTCGGTATAG
- a CDS encoding MobA/MobL family protein: protein MAIFHFTVKIVGRSKGKSVISASAYLNGDVMKNEETGRISYYTSKKEVVYTSLMMCENAPPEWLHVPEENIKRFQQSIRYKRADDKDAALEKFKITFQKQRLWNEVLKIEKNADAQLGRSFEFSLPKEWSRQEQIDYTTEYIQKTFVDKGMCVDWSIHDKGDGNPHVHLLVTMRPFNPDHSWGSKEVKDWDFVRDTDGNIVVDESHPDWWQDKKNPDRHGIRIPVLDENGVQKVGARNRKQWKRVLTDATGWNNPKNCELWRSEWAGMCNRHLSIDNQIDHRSYERQGKLKIPTIHEGADARKIEEKYFTGQIWNGSWKVEENQMIKKQNALLQKVITTFGKVSGALSIWKEWLNDIRRKQRSNSHDGSNDYTDRGTAEYHGRDASGDTGKGREADVLSGAGRTIAAIRERIVRAATNLTGYRRTVDASGRKDRPDTETHRRKSAMAGIGTEIEQREPAIAETEQRITELEQQLEKGRLIDERIKKLKERRSTGRTANADGADAGRTRPERPDYQETESAARRIADLEREVKQREQSREHSSLKERLEENKRIIAERERENAHRKGHDRGMSR, encoded by the coding sequence ATGGCGATATTTCACTTTACAGTAAAGATTGTCGGGCGCAGTAAAGGAAAATCTGTCATATCCGCATCGGCATATCTTAATGGAGATGTGATGAAGAATGAGGAAACAGGCAGAATCAGTTACTATACTTCCAAAAAGGAAGTCGTCTACACCAGTCTGATGATGTGCGAAAATGCACCTCCTGAATGGCTGCATGTACCGGAAGAAAATATAAAAAGGTTTCAACAGTCTATCCGTTATAAAAGAGCGGATGATAAAGATGCCGCACTGGAAAAGTTTAAAATCACATTTCAGAAACAGCGTCTATGGAATGAGGTATTGAAGATAGAAAAAAATGCAGATGCACAGCTTGGACGCTCATTTGAATTTTCCCTGCCGAAAGAATGGAGCAGACAGGAACAGATTGATTATACAACCGAATATATTCAAAAGACTTTCGTGGATAAGGGAATGTGTGTCGACTGGAGCATACACGATAAGGGCGATGGAAACCCACATGTGCATTTACTTGTAACCATGCGACCATTCAATCCAGACCATTCATGGGGTAGCAAAGAAGTCAAGGACTGGGATTTTGTCAGAGATACTGACGGAAATATCGTGGTTGATGAATCCCACCCGGACTGGTGGCAGGATAAGAAAAATCCTGATCGGCATGGAATCCGCATTCCGGTACTTGATGAAAACGGAGTACAGAAAGTCGGGGCAAGAAACCGAAAACAATGGAAACGGGTTTTGACCGATGCTACCGGCTGGAATAATCCAAAGAATTGTGAGTTATGGCGAAGCGAATGGGCTGGGATGTGTAACCGGCATTTATCCATAGACAATCAGATTGACCACCGTTCTTATGAAAGACAGGGCAAATTAAAAATCCCTACGATTCATGAGGGTGCGGATGCAAGAAAGATTGAGGAAAAATATTTCACCGGACAGATATGGAATGGTTCATGGAAGGTAGAGGAAAACCAGATGATTAAAAAACAAAATGCACTGCTGCAAAAGGTAATCACAACCTTTGGTAAGGTATCCGGTGCATTGTCAATATGGAAGGAGTGGTTGAATGACATTAGAAGAAAGCAAAGAAGTAATTCCCATGATGGAAGCAATGATTACACAGATAGAGGCACAGCAGAATATCATGGCAGAGATGCTTCAGGAGATACAGGAAAAGGACGAGAAGCTGATGTGCTTTCAGGAGCAGGAAGAACGATTGCAGCAATTAGAGAAAGAATTGTCAGAGCTGCTACAAATCTTACCGGATACAGAAGAACTGTTGATGCTTCTGGAAGAAAAGACAGACCAGATACAGAAACTCACAGACGAAAATCAGCAATGGCAGGAATTGGCACAGAAATTGAACAGCGAGAACCGGCTATTGCAGAAACAGAACAGCGAATTACTGAACTTGAACAGCAATTAGAGAAAGGAAGGTTGATTGATGAACGAATTAAGAAACTCAAAGAGCGACGATCAACTGGAAGAACTGCTAATGCTGACGGAGCAGATGCAGGAAGAACTCGACCAGAAAGACCGGACTATCAGGAAACTGAAAGTGCAGCTCGACGAATCGCTGACCTTGAACGAGAGGTTAAACAGCGAGAACAGAGCAGGGAACATTCAAGCCTTAAAGAACGACTTGAGGAAAACAAAAGAATTATTGCAGAGCGAGAAAGAGAAAACGCTCACCGCAAAGGACATGATAGAGGAATGTCGCGATAA
- a CDS encoding helix-turn-helix domain-containing protein: MNKIKELRKEKNITVAELAKELGISQSMLTNYENGNGTPRDESIWEKLSQIFGVSKSHVMGLTTDIETANKTKQLKVVVDTSQPISIQPKNQTDLDVLIKLDLIDSEDMEEVSEFLDKLLAQEKYEGRRESNVKYVVE, translated from the coding sequence ATGAATAAAATAAAAGAATTGCGGAAAGAAAAGAATATAACCGTTGCGGAACTTGCAAAAGAATTAGGCATTTCACAAAGTATGCTTACGAACTATGAAAATGGAAACGGAACGCCGAGAGATGAATCTATATGGGAAAAATTATCACAGATATTCGGCGTGAGTAAAAGCCACGTTATGGGATTAACTACGGATATTGAAACAGCAAATAAGACAAAACAGTTGAAAGTGGTTGTGGATACATCTCAGCCAATCTCAATACAACCGAAGAATCAGACAGACCTTGATGTATTGATAAAACTGGATTTGATAGACAGTGAAGACATGGAAGAAGTGTCAGAATTTCTTGATAAACTGTTGGCACAGGAGAAATATGAGGGACGGAGAGAATCAAACGTTAAATATGTCGTTGAGTAG